In a single window of the Rhopalosiphum padi isolate XX-2018 chromosome 1, ASM2088224v1, whole genome shotgun sequence genome:
- the LOC132931868 gene encoding uncharacterized protein LOC132931868, protein MKRLHFILGLEIMQPVLQLINKVSKMLQKENYDLLSAMANVKALRLALLDMRTEVYFKKIFDTSVSICKELDVPIPLINKRKISSHIDSNKTQFVQETKESELRISAFYPMIDVMVHSIDERFSQDTMQAINAVDSLLNMDISQTDLYFLSKMFQCDSEKLEVEVMLLKNNSTIPNKDSLSNKSKIHEWLIWLKSNDHYKYFNQFFNVIQKFVVIPVTSCTCERSFSKLTLVKSKLRSTMKQERLNALMVLTVEQEMAVNVDADAVIDDFKIAVDFNRRMSL, encoded by the coding sequence ATGAAGaggttacattttatattaggaTTAGAAATTATGCAACCAGTTTTACAATTGATAAATAAAGTTAGTAAAATGcttcaaaaagaaaattatgatttacttTCAGCTATGGCAAATGTAAAAGCTCTTCGTTTAGCATTATTAGATATGAGAAcagaagtatattttaaaaaaatatttgatacaagTGTATCTATATGTAAAGAATTGGATGTTCCAAttccattaattaataaaagaaaaatctcTTCTCACATAGACAGTAACAAAACACAATTTGTTCAAGAAACTAAAGAATCAGAACTAAGAATATCAGCCTTTTATCCAATGATAGACGTCATGGTTCATAGTATTGATGAACGATTTAGCCAGGACACTATGCAAGCTATAAATGCAGTTGATAGTTTACTAAATATGGATATATCGCAAACTGACCTATATTTTCTATCTAAAATGTTTCAATGTGATAGTGAAAAACTAGAAGTAGAAGTaatgctattaaaaaataattctacgaTTCCAAATAAAGACAGCTtaagtaataaaagtaaaatccaCGAATGGTTAATTTGGTTGAAGtctaatgatcattataaatacttcaACCAATTTTTTAATGTCATTCAAAAGTTTGTAGTGATCCCAGTAACAAGTTGTACTTGTGAGAGGTCTTTCTCTAAATTAACCCTAGTCAAATCCAAATTAAGATCTACCATGAAGCAAGAGAGATTGAATGCTTTGATGGTATTGACAGTAGAACAGGAAATGGCAGTAAATGTTGATGCTGATGCTGTTATAGACGATTTTAAAATAGCGGTAGATTTTAATAGAcgaatgtcattataa